In one Mastacembelus armatus chromosome 19, fMasArm1.2, whole genome shotgun sequence genomic region, the following are encoded:
- the lhpp gene encoding phospholysine phosphohistidine inorganic pyrophosphate phosphatase isoform X2, whose translation MVDMSWPGCAKSLKGVILDMCGVLYDSGDGDGVAIPGSIEAVRKLKSSDLQLRFCTNETQATREKFVAKLGRLGFDISVSEVFSPAPAAIAVLKERGLRPHLLVYDGVLPEFDSVDKANPNCVVIGDAAEKFSYQNLNEAFRVLVGLDKPVLFSLGQGRYYKETDGLKLDVGVYMKALEYACDLKAEVIGKPSPMFFQSVLTDMGLQPHEVCNSRH comes from the exons ATGGTTGACATGAGCTGGCCGGGTTGCGCGAAGAGTTTGAAAGGTGTCATATTGGACATGTGTGGGGTTTTATATGACAGCGGGGATGGCGACGGGGTGGCTATTCCCGGCTCCATTGAAGCTGTGAGAAA GCTCAAGTCATCTGACCTGCAGCTGCGATTCTGCACAAATGAGACCCAGGCCACCAGAGAGAAGTTTGTGGCCAAGCTGGGGAGACTGGGCTTTGATATCTCAGTGTCAGAGGTCTTTTCTCCTGCTCCTGCAGCAATAGCTGTCCTTAAGGAGAGGGGCTTACGGCCTCATCTGCTGGTGTATGACG GCGTTCTCCCTGAGTTTGACAGTGTTGACAAAGCCAACCCAAACTGTGTGGTAATAGGAGATGCAGCTGAAAAATTTTCCTACCAGAACCTGAATGAGGCATTCAGGGTTCTTGTGGGCCTGGACAAGCCAGTACTGTTCTCTCTGGGCCAAGG GAGGTACTACAAGGAGACCGACGGTTTGAAGCTCGATGTTGGAGTTTACATGAAGGCTCTGGAG TATGCCTGTGATTTAAAGGCTGAAGTCATTGGAAAGCCTTCCCCAATGTTCTTCCAGAGTGTTCTCACTGACATGGGGCTTCAACCACATGAAGTATGTAACAGCAG